The following is a genomic window from Manihot esculenta cultivar AM560-2 chromosome 9, M.esculenta_v8, whole genome shotgun sequence.
AAATAAATAGagctttaatatataattagtgTCACTAAATCATAATTTacctaattaataaataattaagcaAACAGAATTGAACATTGATAGCCAACAGTACTTTCTTATCAGGAGAGCATAATGAATCTCATTTACCAGAGCTAGCCTGGAGCTCTTAGTTTTCTTGCTTCATAAATTTTCAACCGCTTAAAAGTCAGTCGTCGTGCTCTCTCTTCTTCACGTTcacaaaaattttcaatttatctcTTCTCTGCTCCTCGTTTCGTTTCGCTTCTCTCCGCTCTGTGCTTTTGCTTTTGCCTCACACTCTGGTAAGTATACGTATTAATAGCAAATAACGTCGAATTCAGTCAAGTCATGGTTTCCTCGCCATGCGCCGGCGGAAATCGCCGAGAAGACATTTATTTAACGTCTAAACGGGAAGAGTGATGTTAAACAGTTAAGACTTGACGGAATTATAGGGAGAGTATTTTTTTCCGAAAAGAAAGGAGGAAATAAATTGTTTTGTTTCCACCTGCAATGGCGGCGGCTATTACTGGAGATGATTTGGCCAGATCATCGATGGGAAGCAGGCGGAGCCTTGGTAGTCGTCGGAGTTGGACTCAGCAGCCGGACATTTTTAACCGAAGTATGAGGCGGGAAGAGGATGAGGAGGAGCTTCGGTGGGCTGCCATCGAGAGGCTGCCGACATATGATCGGATGAAGAAAGGGATGCTGAGACAGGTACTTGATAATGGAAAAGTTATACAAAGTGAGGTGGATGTAAGGAATCTTAGAATGCAGGATAAGAAACTGTTGATGGAAAGTATTCTAAAGGATATTGAGGATGATAATGAGAAGTTTCTTACGAGACTTAGGGGAAGGATTGATAagtaagtttttaattttttatttcattttttggaaaaaagaaaattcccCTGAAGTTTGAAATTGGAatttgtataaattttttttatttggcttGATGATTGTTTAGGGTGGGGATTAAGATCCCAAAGATTGAAGTCAGGTTTGAGAATTTGTCAGTGGAAGGAGATGTACATGTTGGGAGCAGAGCTCTTCCTACTCTGCTTAACGCTACTCTAAATACAATAGAGGTGCCACTTTTTTTTGTctctttaattatattttccGTTTGATTTCTAATTTTGTGTgaccttttatatttttttggtaattaaaataatagaattgaTGAACTGAAAGCTGGAAGAAAAAGGCAAAATATTGAACTTTAGGTTTGTCAGAATTTTTAACCTTTTAAAGTATATAGCTgtcttttttttaatactttttttaatgatttttttccaAAATCTAACTTcgatcctttttttttaatttctccaATAGGAtgtattttattcttttctagttAACATATTGATTtgagataaaatttaatcatttgaaaaattattgagTATGAGCGATAATTAATTCTGTTTATCTATTTTGATTTCTTATGTACAATAGAACATTCTTGGGCTGATTCGGCTTGCTCcctcaaagaaaagaaaaatccagATCCTTCAAGATATCAGTGGAATCGCCAGGCCCTCGAGGTATCTTTTGGACATTATACTTATTTTCTAACTAAAACTTTCAACCCTTACATTAAAATTGCTCAATGTGGTAATTTTCAGGATGGCCCTGCTTCTTGGTCCTCCAGGTGCAGGAAAGACAACACTGTTATTGGCACTTGCTGGGAAACTTGGTCAGGATCTAAGGGTATATCTCCTGTTTGTATGACCGTTATATTTGCATTGTAATTGATCTGATATCTTCTGGATAATCTTGCGGACAGAAAACTGGGAAAATCACCTATTGTGGTCACGAACTGCATGAGTTTGTTCCTCAGAGAACTTGTGCTTACATTAGTCAACATGATCTTCACAATGGAGAGATGACAGTAAGAGAAACACTTGATTTCTCTGGGCGCTGCTTGGGTGTGGGCACAAGATATGAAATGTTGTCAGAACTTTCAAGAAGAGAGAAGGCTGCAGGAATTAAGCCAGATCCTGAGATTGATGCATTCATGAAAGCCATAGCAGTGTCAGGCCAAAAAACTAGTTTGGTTACAGATTATGTTCTTAAGGTTTGTTTTCCTGCTTTTCTCATCCTATTATGCGAAATTCAAAGAGTAATTCTCCTTGATCCTTAACAGATACTTGGATTGGATATTTGTGCGGATATTATTGTTGGGGATGAGATGCGTAGAGGTATTTCTGGAGGGCAAAAGAAGCGTCTGACTACTGGTACGTTTTATCAGAAAAGGGTAATCGAGTATAGGAAATAAATCCTCCTCAGGTCATTCTGAATGTGAGTCATTATACTCTACCAATAGTGTTTGGACTGAAATACAAAAAAATTCTTATGCGAATTTGGGTATGTGTACCTTCCATTTACTAATTAAATGACATATTAATTAGAATCATGATGGATTTcatctttaaatttaaattaataatattttattagtggAATGCACCTAAAATGCAcgtaaaaattttcaaaatacaaAGAATCCAAACTCTTATAATATTTAAGATAGCGGTTATTGTCACTCCAtttgcctttttatttttttcgggACAAATGACTTCGCTTATCTATGTCAAAACTTTCCTAACgcttctgaattttttttttctggcacATACAATTTTTTGACTTGTCATCTATTAAAAATCCCACATCCAATAAAAACATAAAGACGTAAGGATGAAAGGCCGAGTAACTAATTGGTAACTTACAACTTTTTAGCTGTAGTCGGTCCATATTCAAGAAAGCCCAAATTTCATATTCCATGGATTCTAGCCTTTAACCCTGCCATTCACCTCCACTCTTTAATTCAGAAATCTGACACCATCTTTTAACAGGTGCTTCTTTTACATTTTTGGCAACCTGAGAACCATTCTAATAGTTGCTATGTGAACTTACAGGAGAAATGCTGGTGGGTCCAGCAAAGGTCCTTTTAATGGATGAAATATCAACAGGATTGGACAGTTCCACAACTTTTCAGATATGTAGGTTCATGAGGCAAATGGTTCATATTATGGATGTAACCATGATCATTTGTCTCCTGCAGCCCTCACCGGAGACTTTTGAACTCTTTGATGATATTATCCTGCTTTCAGAAGGTCAGATTGTTTATCAAGGTCCCCGTGAGAAAGTACTTGAATTCTTTGAATACATGGGTTTTAAATGCCCTGAAAGGAAAGGAGTTGCTGACTTTCTGCAAGAAGTAACTTCCATGAAAGACCAAGAACAATATTGGTACAAGAAGGATCAACCTTATAGATTTATCTCAGTTCCCGAATTTGTGCAGGGCTTTGGCTCTTTCCATATTGGCCAACAACTTGCATCAGATCTTAGCATTCCTTATGATAAATCAAGAGTTCATCCTGCTGCACTGGTAACGAAAAAGTATGGCATTTCAAACTGGGAACTATTCAGAGCATGCTTCTCAAAGGAGTGGCTGCTGATGAAGCGAAATTCCTTTGTGTATATATTCAAAACAACCCAGATAACGATCATGTCTGTATTTGCTTTCACTGTGTTCCTGAGGACACAAATGAAAGTGGGTACTGTTGTAGATGGACAAAAATTCTTTGGAGCGCTATTTTTTAGCCTAATAAATGTAATGTTTAATGGGATGGCAGAACTTGCAATGACAATTTTCAGGCTTCCTGTCTTCTTTAAACAGAGGGACTTCTTGTTCTATCCTGCATGGGCCTTTGGCTTACCTATCTGGGTCCTTAGAATCCCATTATCATTACTGGAATCGGCGATATGGATTGTCCTAACATACTATACAATTGGTTTTGCTCCTAGTGCCAAAAGGTAAATGTTCTCAAAGGTTTCAAACTTTCTAGCTGCTTTAGTGAATTGTTTGTCCACTGAAAAGGTTGGCGACTTTGTCATTTCTCTTCTATGGTTGCAGCGTACAACTCCTTAAGATGTTAAGCTTCCATTTTGCGTTTTTTGCTCTTGATTTAAAGATCACAGAATTTCATTCTCTTCTAATTAGTATTGCTATAACTTCTAATAACAACATTTGTCATGATTTCTTCAGATTCTTCAGACAGTTCCTGGCATTTTTTGGAATTCATCAAATGGCTCTTTCTCTCTTTCGTTTCATTGCTGCACTTGGAAGAGTACAAGTTGTGGCAAACACGCTTGGCACCTTCACCTTGCTTCTAGTTTTCGTGCTTGGAGGATTCATTGTTGCCAAAAGTAAGTAGTTGCCCTGCTTATCAAAATATTGAACTTTGTAGTTAGAATCAAGCGATTAGCCTAAAAGCTTGACATTCCCAATGCTGGTTACTAATTGTAAAAAATTTGTGCATCTTTGAGATTTcctgtaaataaattaatattgtaGAACTCTTATTATGTTTTAGATGACATTGCACCCTGGATGATTTGGGGCTATTATGCTTCTCCCATGATGTATGGACAGAATGCCGTTGTCATGAATGAATTCCTTGATGAAAGATGGAGTGCTGTAAGATTTCTTCGTGCTTTAATTGTCTTCAACATAGAATTCTTATTCTATTAAGGAAAGACACATTGATATATCTTGCTAACTGTTGCCTAATGCCAGCCCAATCCAGATCCTAGGATTGATGCACCTACAGTGGGGAAAGTCCTCCTGAAGTCTAGAGGCTTTTTTACTGATGACTATTGGTTTTGGATTTGTATTGGAGCATTATTTGCGTTTTCTCTTCTATTCAACGTTTTATTTATTGTCGCATTGAGTTACTTAAATCGTAAGTTATCTCATCTCTTAACTACTCAAGATTTTTCGTATTAAAATGAAATAAGGCTTGAAACTTCATTTTAATTTCAGCTCTGAGCGATTCAAAGACTGTCGTAGTTGATGAAGATAAGAAGGAGAAGTCACAAACTGGAAAACATCGAACACAAGGTTTAAGTCTTCATTGAGATTTCTTCTATTTTGCTGCATCCTTCAGTTCAGCACCGCTTTTCATTTTTCCGTATAACATGATTACTGAATATATGCACACTGTCACTATTCATGAATGCAAAAAAATGGGTGCTTGAGCTTCAGTATAATTACACTAGACCCATATCAACAGGGTACCATAAACTTATTCCAGCTACATGTCTATGATCTTACATATCCCAATGTACACGTTCATATGATAGAATTAGAAAGAGATCCAAGCCTAATGTTTTGATGAACGATTACAGGTATTGATATGGAAGTTAGAAATTCTTCAGAAGGTGTAAGTGCTGTTAGTAGTTCATACAGAAGAGGAATGGTTCTGCCCTTCCAACCCCTATCACTTGCATTCAACCATGTGAACTACTATGTAGATATGCCTGCTGTAAGTCATTCCTTTTTCATATGTTGCTCACTTGCTCTCTAAGTAGCTCAGAACTGCTCTAAAGTTAGAGACAAATTAAGTTTCGTTTACATTCTTTAATGGTGCCATAATGTTGTTGATTTTCTGAGGGAACATTTAGATAGAACTTCCTTTTACATAACAGGAAATGAAGAACGAAGGAGTTCAAGAGAAGCGACTTCAATTGCTAAGAGATGTTAGTGGTTACTTCAGACCAGGGATATTAACAGCACTAGTGGGTGTGAGTGGCGCTGGGAAGACTACGTTGATGGACGTTCTAGCTGGAAGAAAGACAAGTGGTTATATTGAAGGAAGTATTAACATTGCAGGTTACCCAAAGAACCAAGCAACATTTGCTCGTGTCAGCGGTTACTGTGAACAAAATgacattcattcaccaaatgTCACTGTTTATGAATCTCTCTTATATTCTGCCTGGCTTCGCCTTTCTAAAGATGTAGATACAAAAACAAGAAAGGCATGTAAAATCTCCTACACATTTAATTCTATCTAAATTAATTAGTTCTGTCATTGGAATAGTTTACTGAGTCTAATGTAATTTTTACAGATGTTCGTCGAAGAAGTTATGGAGTTGGTTGAGCTAAATCCGATAAGGGATGCCCTTGTTGGACTTCCAGGAGTAGACGGTTTATCAACAGAACAAAGGAAGAGGTTGACAATAGCTGTAGAATTGGTTGCCAATCCCTCCATCATCTTCATGGATGAACCAACTTCTGGCCTCGATGCCAGAGCTGCTGCCATTGTTATGCGTACCGTGAGAAACACTGTGGATACGGGTAGAACTGTTGTATGCACAATTCACCAGCCAAGCATAGACATTTTTGAGGCTTTTGATGAGGTATATGTCAATTTTCGTAAATTTTCTTCTTGTTTGCCAACGTTTATGCATCTGGCTATTTCTAAGGAACTTACCCTTTACTACTTGCAGCTAGTTTTGATGAAAAGAGGTGGTCAAATCATTTATGCTGGACCCCTTGGTTACCAGTCCAACAAGCTCATAGAATATTTCGAGGTGAGTGTATCACTTTGTATCTTTTAATCTATAATTTCATTTAGCATCAAAAGATGGAATTATAATGCCAATGTCTATATTGACTGATATTGATAACTTGATACAGGCTATTCCTGGAGTTCCCAAGATCAAGAATGGATATAACCCAGCGACATGGATGCTTGATATCACTACATCCTCAATGGAAACACAACTAAATGTGGATTTTGCAGAAATTTATATCAACTCCCCTCTCTATCAGTAAGCCTGTTATAATACCTTATTTCTCTTTTACATTAAGTTGCTAAAAatgtttagttttaaatttatttcttttgttCTTGAAACGCTTTCAGGAGGAATCAGGATCTTATCAGAGAACTTAGCACTCCAGCACCGGGTTCAAAGGATCTCTACTTCCCAACCAAATACTCACAgtctttccttgttcaatgcAAGGCATGTTTCTGGAAACAACATTGGTCTTACTGGAGAAACCCTAAATATAATGCAATCCGTTTCTTCCTGACAATAGTCATCGGGATTCTGTTTGGTCTCATCTTTTGGAACCAAGGGCAAAAGATGTAAGCCTTTAATTCTTTATCTCATGTTACAATTATTACCCCTCCAAGTACATAGACCTGGCTCTGTATCtcgttaaaaagaaagaaagaaagaatccCTTTAAGAAAAGTGTCAATTGTGGTTCCATAACTCTTCTGCATTTGCCGTCGATTGAGTGAAAATTTTCTGTTGACAGCACTAAACAGCAGGATCTTATGAATCTTTTGGGAGCTGTATATACTGCAATATTTTTCCTTGGCGCAACCAATACTTCTTCAGTGCAACCTATTGTTgcaattgaaagaacagttttcTACCGAGAAAGAGCAGCTGGACTGTATTCTGCACTGCCTTATGCATTTGCTCAGGTAAAATAATCCTCAACTTCTACTTCTAGGGGAACTTAAACTGAAGAGATTGAAGAAATTTTAGTCAAGCAGAACAAGGAAGTTgttgaaatatttaattatcaaCCACGCATATAAGAAACAAACGCCTATTCCTGCAGGTGGCAATAGAGGCAATTTACGTCACAATTCAATCCATTTTCTATTCTTGTATCCTTTATACCATGATTGGCTACGAGTGGAAGGTTGGAAAGTTCTTGTGGTTCCTCTACTTCATAATAACTAGCTTCATATACTTCACATTGTATGGGATGATGCTTGTTGCACTGACTCCAGGCCATCAAATTGCTGCCATTGTCATGTCCTTCTTCTTATCTTTCTGGAACTTGTTCTCCGGTTTTCTCATTCCCAGGAGTGTAAGTGAAGCCTTACATCATATTTCCAGCATTTAACTGTCACTTTTCTGAAGAAAACTGATGTAGTTAGCTAATTTCTGACAGCAAATACCTATATGGTGGAGATGGTACTACTGGGCTTCTCCTGTGGCTTGGACAATATATGGGCTTGTGGCATCTCAAGTGGGAGACAAGGATGTTCTTCTGGAAATACCTGGAGCTGGTAATGTGCCATTGAAGGTATATCTTAAAGAAACCTTAGGCTTTGATCATGACTTCCTTCCTGCTGTTGGTGTGGCTCATATTGGCTgggttcttctcttcttctttgtgTTTGCATATGGCATCAAGTTCCTTAACTTCCAAAGAAGATAAGATAAACCAACTTCAAATTTACAACAAAACAACCGTAAACATTTTTTAAGCTTCTTCTACTTATGATTCCATAGGAAAAATTTTACAATGCAACCGTTATAtatacaataattttattattatcattgatTATGATGGATTACATATAAGCCTGATCATAATCAATGGGTAATAGCTAATTGTTGTATATAGTACAGTTGTATTGAATAATATCTCATTTCATAAAGACTGCAAATCCCAACTCATTCGCAAAATATATATTCTTTctatatatattcttttttcaGTTGTGAAACTGCAATTGCTAATTGTATataaatgtagcctgtggatTCTCTTTACAATTGCTAATATCTTTACAATAAAtaaagacttttttttttttttttttttttattgaaaagatGATTGTATTGATAAGAATAATAGCAATATAGCTCCTTTAAGAAACAGATCATAGCCCCTAAGCAAAGCCCAACCTAAAGGCCTTTGATGTCTAAGCAAAAGAGGCCTAAGGCTCCAAAAAATGACACTAGTCTTTGAAGTAGCAGAAGGattctatttattttgtagaaaatattttttaaaattaatcaatgaaacattaagttattttttaaattttgaaaattttattaatatttttatatataaatttattaatataatttatttttaaaattaaaattaaataaaaaatagattattttattgaaaagtattttctaaaaaaaatttcctAAATACAATATATTTTCTGCAAATAATTGGAGACTacctatttaaattttatagagctactcatttaatttcttttaccgTAAAAAATACAGGAAAatacaattataattaaaatataatataaattttaattgtatggaaaaaaataatattttataaaagcaTAGAGGAGAGCGGAATTAAATATTCcaagaaatttataaataaaaaaacatgcCTTTATTctcattaataaaagaaaagttgTATTAAGTTATGTTGAAGAGTGGAGAGTGGGATTTTAATATCTTCATCCGCTTTTTGAtgcattttttctaaaaaacaaaaatctataaaataatgagataataattttaataaaataaagtaaatataaCATTAATCATTTCCCGATTTTTAGAGACGTGCACAGTTACTAGTTCAAGAGCAAGTGCTCGATATGTACGAAATTCTCAGTAAtgcataatattattaaaaaaaaaaacttataaataaagaaaaaacttATGCAGatacaataaatattttatgtataattgacacataaaataataaattaattagaaagttatgagaaaaaaacatatttatttttttttttcagcttcAACGTTACAAAACTAAATATTTTGATGATAAAATTAGTGAAAGCTTttcattaatttcttaattaaaatgaatgaattcagttatttttaattttgaaaaactatTTAAAAGGAAACTAAAATAatgtatgattttataaaatttattaattttttttataaaattaatcatttcaaatgtgaaaatttatttgaaaaataagatTTCAGTTGATTTTCCTTGTTAAATATAAGGAGATACAGGaaagttaaattatttgaaGTGGTTATATGACAAGAAAAACCAAAGAATCAAAGGACCACATAGCTAGATTTTTGGCAAATCTCAAAACATgaagataattttattagtttgtaGATTCgaatttgcaaaaaaaaaaatcagcatTATTATCTAAAGTCTAgatgtattttccttttataacattattatcattattctaGATTTCAATCAAAATTCTAAAAGTAAATCTTAGGCACATCAAattatatatcttttaatttaaaaaaatgtttttttttttaattttagatttaataaaatcaataggataataattcaattctcttaaatttttttattttttgttttttctgtttattttaattttaaatttatttttaattttttaattaataattactctttataaaaattattttattttaatattcactattaatatttactacattcataattaatattcaaaatcttattatattattttattaattttaaaatatacgtGCTCCTATACTCGCGCCTCACGGCTTCCAGAACCTTTGCGCATCCTCCCGTCCATGTAAACTTCATTTGCATGCGCGATTTACTAGCCTAGTCCTGTGCGGTCTACCAGCGTACTCGCTGAACCTCATTTGCGCCTGAACTATCTTCGATTGCCTCTTAAACTTTCTCGAACATTGCAGCTCCATTGAACCTCCTTTTGCACGCCCTCTGGCTTTCAACACTTCTCTTGTACTAGGCTGGTCCACACCCGTTGGGCCTGCCACTCATTAGTTCACCTCCATTGTCTTGTCCAATTTGCCTGACCTTCTGGGCTCCACGCTTAGCCCAATTTTCTAGTGAACATCGCTTGCTAGCCTTTCTAAGTCTACGTATTTTCTCCAACAGTGCCAATCGTTCCTGGCACCTGTGGATCGTTTCTCCTCCCGTTGAATCTCATTTGGATTGTCACACAGattcaaatataaaattgactCCAGCGAAAAAGTCAATTTTTTCTCAAATTGTggaatatgataaaaaaaattatctacacttaaagattttaaatatcgtaaaattattaataatgattttttaataaatataataaaattattattatttataagaatgtatatttatattttatttaaaaataataaaaattatatcgatttaaatttattattaatttatctaatataaaagaattcaatcaaattttattatagttaaattggttctaaataaataaattcttttataaatttaatagattttaattttttttcttaaaaaatagatatcaaacaagacttaaaattttaatatttttatttgagttAAATTAgaagtatttataatataaatatattttttatatatatttataaacttaCATAATAATAAGGGATcatagatttgaatttgagatttCATAGGTTTGCTTTAAAACAGAAAACCTATAAGTCcaataaattattcttttatatatatatttatatttttcgtGTCGGTAGATATtctaaagaaagaaagaagaatccAGTTTTGATTACCATAAAATTACTAAACATATAATGTGAATCCATTTAATAAGTGGCAGATAAAATAATATtgctaaaaatttcaaatttactttcaaattatatattataaattaaaaaatatcaaatttcaatttctcaatctaaattaattaattaattattattaaaaaataaaataatatcattatatattataattttaaaatgcgAGCAGTAGGTTAAGCATTATCAAATGATAAAGTGtaggaaataaatttaaattaaaaaataaaatttagtatattTAGTTACTGTTTAAGGGGTAGATTTGACATTTTAAATGAATAACATTCTTATACATCATGCATGATGGTATTAACGcatttaatatttatgtaaaTCCTCATATgaattaagtaataaaattcaCACAAATTAAAAGACGTTCCCCTTATGGTAATACtatatatttttccttttttggaaaaatttatcaatattaaCAAACAGCTAATAACTATCTAGAAGCTTCAACAACTGTCACCTCATCCCCCCTTCTTCCAGAAAACTATAATTTCtacgttaaaaaaaaaaaaaacctccaaTTAATGCATtctgttaaaaagaaaaatatacccCCATTAGTGCTCATCCATACAAagtaaatttactttttttaaaaaatttaatatatttttaattttattgtaattaaattttataatttttttaattaaaataaaatattttaaaattattctaattatattttattattattcatatcattaaaaattaataaaattatcacgttaatattataaaattacaataaaattaaaattatatatttttttaataattatctattttattaataatatttttaagagaTGGAAATGAAGactgaatttataattttaaatgaattgagTATTTTTATAATCACTTAAATAAATCagactaaataattaaatatttaattcatatatatatatttgaaatttattctaaatattagtataattttaaaaagaattgaTGGATTATCCATATAGTTGAAAGTTAAAAGtgtaattcaaaaaaaatatattttaaaaaattatttattatttttaaattaaatcatgttaaatattattttaaattattttttaatatttcatcactaatgtttatttaataagattatttattttacgGTTTAAAAGTAATGTTAAATAGTAAACatattagaaatatttaaaaaaaatcagttgataataattttaattaaaataagatgaagacaatttattattataaaattattaataaaaattttaaaaaaataaataataatataaattgtaattattaaatatatttaataataataaaaaataacttaataattttttaagtttttatctTTACAGGTAATGATAGggtgtatttaataaaatattaaaaaaataaaatttaattaataaaaaataaaaatataagataaaattataataaaagtaaaatataaatttttttaataattaattctaaattttagtGATATAATATGGTGAAATGTTAATTAGTGACGTATCAATTTCAtcaatagtttatttttttcaagTTGAATTCTCATTTCTGCTTCCATAGTTTGTGTTTTTCAAATATTACTcttatttgtttaaaaaaaaattaaaaaataaaaattagagaaataaaattttagatttattccGATTTTCGTATCACCAGATTAAGACTGGtcgattattatttttattattttgattttttaatattttttttattggttaTGTTGTATGTAATTTGGCTAGAGTCGGTGACACTTTCACTTTCCCTAGTGACTATGGTGGATGGATTGGTCCTAAGCATCTCACTTTTCCATCAGCGATTCTACTTTTGGAGTTTCTACAGTGGGATAGTTTTAAGTTTGTGATTtaatttagtattaatttttgaatttgatttaattGGTCTAGATTGAATTTTACAGATTTAAGCTTGTATCTCTCCTCTACTTGTACTTTGTTCCCAATTGAATATTGTAAATGCAAATAACCAGTtgcatgatttaaaaaaattcttcttaaatctaattaaatgattaaataaagaaaaatgtaattaagtgaaattaaaatatcaaaacaaAAGTATTTTAGTCATTTCACAAATCAATaatgatttaaataaataaataaactaaatagCTACCTGTATAAAAAagatgaaaattaattaataatttaattttaaaaataaataggtaatttcACAAAATCATAAGGACGCAATAGTAATTTCTCTCTCATGAAACATGCGTAACCAACTTATTTCCTTATCAAGAGATCGGGCCACCAAAGCATAATTTGTCGTTACGGAGCCTTCATTTTTCTTCGTTTATATATTCAAAACGTTTACAGAGACCTTCGCGCTTCATCTTCTCCACCTTCATAAAAATTTACCCTTCATCTCTT
Proteins encoded in this region:
- the LOC110623662 gene encoding pleiotropic drug resistance protein 2 isoform X2: MAAAITGDDLARSSMGSRRSLGSRRSWTQQPDIFNRSMRREEDEEELRWAAIERLPTYDRMKKGMLRQVLDNGKVIQSEVDVRNLRMQDKKLLMESILKDIEDDNEKFLTRLRGRIDKVGIKIPKIEVRFENLSVEGDVHVGSRALPTLLNATLNTIENILGLIRLAPSKKRKIQILQDISGIARPSRMALLLGPPGAGKTTLLLALAGKLGQDLRKTGKITYCGHELHEFVPQRTCAYISQHDLHNGEMTVRETLDFSGRCLGVGTRYEMLSELSRREKAAGIKPDPEIDAFMKAIAVSGQKTSLVTDYVLKILGLDICADIIVGDEMRRGISGGQKKRLTTGEMLVGPAKVLLMDEISTGLDSSTTFQICRFMRQMVHIMDVTMIICLLQPSPETFELFDDIILLSEGQIVYQGPREKVLEFFEYMGFKCPERKGVADFLQEVTSMKDQEQYWYKKDQPYRFISVPEFVQGFGSFHIGQQLASDLSIPYDKSRVHPAALVTKKYGISNWELFRACFSKEWLLMKRNSFVYIFKTTQITIMSVFAFTVFLRTQMKVGTVVDGQKFFGALFFSLINVMFNGMAELAMTIFRLPVFFKQRDFLFYPAWAFGLPIWVLRIPLSLLESAIWIVLTYYTIGFAPSAKRFFRQFLAFFGIHQMALSLFRFIAALGRVQVVANTLGTFTLLLVFVLGGFIVAKNDIAPWMIWGYYASPMMYGQNAVVMNEFLDERWSAPNPDPRIDAPTVGKVLLKSRGFFTDDYWFWICIGALFAFSLLFNVLFIVALSYLNPLSDSKTVVVDEDKKEKSQTGKHRTQGIDMEVRNSSEGVSAVSSSYRRGMVLPFQPLSLAFNHVNYYVDMPAEMKNEGVQEKRLQLLRDVSGYFRPGILTALVGVSGAGKTTLMDVLAGRKTSGYIEGSINIAGYPKNQATFARVSGYCEQNDIHSPNVTVYESLLYSAWLRLSKDVDTKTRKMFVEEVMELVELNPIRDALVGLPGVDGLSTEQRKRLTIAVELVANPSIIFMDEPTSGLDARAAAIVMRTVRNTVDTGRTVVCTIHQPSIDIFEAFDELVLMKRGGQIIYAGPLGYQSNKLIEYFEAIPGVPKIKNGYNPATWMLDITTSSMETQLNVDFAEIYINSPLYQRNQDLIRELSTPAPGSKDLYFPTKYSQSFLVQCKACFWKQHWSYWRNPKYNAIRFFLTIVIGILFGLIFWNQGQKITKQQDLMNLLGAVYTAIFFLGATNTSSVQPIVAIERTVFYRERAAGLYSALPYAFAQVAIEAIYVTIQSIFYSCILYTMIGYEWKAIKLLPLSCPSSYLSGTCSPVFSFPGVKYLYGGDGTTGLLLWLGQYMGLWHLKWETRMFFWKYLELVMCH